One Methylosinus sp. C49 DNA segment encodes these proteins:
- the hisI gene encoding phosphoribosyl-AMP cyclohydrolase: MSALPPAEAHALEEGLALTPRYDAQGLIVCVTVEAATNEVLMVAYMNALALEKTLETGVAHYWSRSRQSLWRKGDTSGQVQKVVSLKVDCDQDALLLAVEPGGDGKACHTGRKSCFYRHVENLGESGAAPRLVLES, from the coding sequence ATGTCCGCTCTGCCGCCGGCCGAGGCTCATGCGCTCGAGGAAGGGCTCGCCCTCACGCCGCGCTATGACGCCCAGGGGCTCATCGTCTGCGTCACCGTCGAGGCGGCGACGAACGAGGTGCTGATGGTCGCCTATATGAACGCGCTGGCGCTCGAGAAGACGCTGGAGACGGGCGTCGCGCATTATTGGTCGCGCTCCCGACAGAGCCTGTGGCGCAAGGGCGACACCTCCGGCCAGGTGCAGAAAGTGGTGTCGCTGAAGGTCGATTGCGACCAGGACGCGCTGCTGCTCGCCGTCGAGCCCGGCGGCGACGGCAAGGCCTGCCACACCGGCCGCAAATCCTGCTTCTATCGCCATGTCGAGAATTTGGGCGAGAGCGGCGCCGCTCCCCGCCTCGTTCTCGAGAGCTAA
- a CDS encoding L-lactate dehydrogenase, translated as MIISSAADYREAARRRLPRFLFDYIDGGAGAERTLAANMADLQSVTLRQRVMQGVAGVDLSTQWLGVAADLPVLIAPIGMSGMFARRGEVQGARAAAKKGVPFILSTLSVCPLEEVAAASARPIWLQLYMLKDRGFMENMLARASAAGIEHLVFTVDLPALGVRYRDAHSGMAGPFAPQRRLMQALAKPAWAYDVGLMGRPHDLGNVAAYLGGAMKQKNYLRDIAANVDPTLDWSTLDWVRARWPGRIILKGVLDEADARDAVRCGVEAIIVSNHGGRQLDGARSVARMLPRIADAVGDDLLLLADSGARSGLDVLRLLALGARGVALGRAYAFALAAAGQGGVETMLDIFAAELRVGMMLCGVGEVKGVGRGILSS; from the coding sequence ATGATTATTTCCTCCGCCGCCGATTATCGCGAGGCCGCAAGGCGGCGCCTGCCGCGCTTTTTGTTCGACTATATAGACGGCGGCGCCGGCGCCGAGCGCACGCTCGCCGCCAATATGGCGGACCTTCAGAGCGTCACTCTGCGCCAGCGCGTGATGCAGGGCGTCGCCGGCGTCGATCTTTCCACGCAATGGCTCGGCGTCGCGGCGGATTTGCCGGTGCTGATCGCGCCCATCGGCATGTCCGGCATGTTCGCGCGGCGGGGCGAGGTTCAGGGCGCGCGGGCGGCGGCGAAAAAGGGCGTTCCCTTCATTCTCTCCACCCTCTCGGTCTGCCCGCTGGAGGAGGTCGCCGCGGCGAGCGCGCGGCCGATCTGGCTGCAGCTCTATATGCTCAAAGATCGCGGCTTCATGGAGAATATGCTCGCGCGCGCCAGCGCCGCGGGGATAGAGCATCTCGTCTTCACCGTCGATCTGCCGGCGCTGGGCGTTCGCTATAGGGACGCCCATTCCGGCATGGCCGGGCCATTCGCGCCGCAGCGGCGCCTGATGCAGGCGCTGGCCAAGCCCGCCTGGGCCTATGATGTCGGCCTCATGGGCCGGCCGCATGATCTCGGCAATGTCGCGGCCTATCTCGGCGGCGCGATGAAGCAGAAGAATTATCTGCGCGACATCGCCGCCAATGTCGATCCGACGCTCGACTGGTCCACGCTGGATTGGGTGCGCGCGCGCTGGCCGGGCCGCATCATTCTGAAAGGCGTGCTGGACGAGGCCGACGCGCGCGACGCCGTCCGCTGCGGCGTGGAGGCGATCATCGTCTCCAATCACGGCGGCCGCCAGCTCGACGGCGCGCGCTCCGTCGCCCGCATGCTGCCGCGCATCGCCGACGCCGTGGGCGACGATCTGTTGCTCCTCGCCGATTCCGGCGCCCGCTCCGGCCTCGACGTCCTGCGGCTGCTTGCGCTGGGCGCGAGGGGCGTGGCTCTGGGCCGCGCCTACGCCTTTGCGCTGGCCGCGGCGGGGCAGGGGGGCGTGGAGACTATGCTGGATATTTTCGCGGCGGAGCTGCGGGTGGGGATGATGTTGTGCGGGGTGGGGGAGGTGAAGGGCGTGGGGCGGGGGATTTTGAGTTCTTAG
- a CDS encoding type II toxin-antitoxin system RelE/ParE family toxin: MAVRWTFRAYVSPSGRKDVWKWYLRLPVPAQAEFDALLAYLVQREKAEWRMPDFKLLTGRLSGIGELRFNSQKVEYRPFGIFGPNDNEFTLLIGCSKKSSAYTPQDARETAAERATLVRALQVDTHLWEDDDEG; the protein is encoded by the coding sequence ATGGCCGTTAGGTGGACGTTCCGCGCCTATGTCTCTCCTTCCGGGAGGAAGGATGTCTGGAAGTGGTATCTCCGCTTGCCGGTCCCAGCCCAAGCGGAATTTGACGCCCTTCTTGCCTACCTAGTGCAGAGGGAGAAAGCCGAATGGAGAATGCCAGACTTCAAGTTGCTCACAGGGCGGCTTTCTGGGATCGGCGAACTGCGATTTAACTCCCAAAAAGTCGAATATCGTCCCTTCGGGATTTTCGGGCCGAACGACAACGAATTCACGTTGCTGATCGGGTGCAGCAAAAAATCGTCGGCATATACCCCGCAAGACGCCAGAGAGACGGCAGCCGAAAGAGCAACCCTCGTGAGGGCTCTACAGGTCGACACCCACCTATGGGAAGACGACGATGAAGGTTAA
- a CDS encoding helix-turn-helix domain-containing protein: protein MKVKKVFEKFKSKEYRDAYVGAHVRRWIAHQIRALREAPERNWKQGELAERMGRPQSVVSRLEDPSYGKMTVQTLLATAAAFDVALIIKFVDYKTFLGEAEDLSSSRMEAHSFDNAIYGQQIITASMEELNIFERGFTHVYTHIISEEPHESRLQLSRTLNEKTFDQIGLNPTRSVANESVARH from the coding sequence ATGAAGGTTAAAAAGGTTTTCGAAAAATTCAAGAGCAAGGAATACCGAGACGCATATGTGGGAGCACATGTGCGCCGATGGATTGCGCATCAAATTCGCGCTCTTCGTGAAGCGCCGGAACGGAACTGGAAGCAGGGGGAATTGGCTGAGCGCATGGGAAGGCCCCAGAGTGTCGTGTCTCGGCTAGAGGACCCATCCTATGGCAAGATGACGGTTCAGACTTTGCTGGCGACGGCCGCGGCGTTTGATGTCGCGCTGATAATCAAGTTCGTGGACTACAAGACCTTTCTCGGTGAAGCAGAAGATTTATCTTCATCTCGAATGGAGGCTCATTCGTTCGACAACGCTATCTACGGACAGCAGATTATCACAGCCTCAATGGAGGAATTGAATATTTTTGAACGTGGATTTACGCATGTTTATACTCATATCATTTCTGAAGAGCCCCATGAGTCTCGGCTACAGCTGTCAAGAACTCTAAATGAAAAGACATTTGATCAAATCGGGCTCAATCCAACCAGGAGTGTTGCTAATGAATCCGTCGCAAGGCACTAA
- the ruvC gene encoding crossover junction endodeoxyribonuclease RuvC: protein MTEETIRILGIDPGLRNTGWGVVEASRGSRLSFVACGSLHSDGDASMGERLAQLQRGLARIIADYAPHEAAIEETFVNRDPQSALKLGQARGVALAAPALAGLEVEEYAANVVKKTVVGNGHADKDQIGMMVRVLLPLSRAESPDAADALAVAICHAHHRAGRIAARKLVAGAR from the coding sequence ATGACGGAAGAGACGATTCGCATTCTCGGCATAGACCCGGGCCTTCGCAACACGGGCTGGGGGGTCGTCGAGGCGTCGCGCGGCTCGCGGCTCTCCTTTGTCGCTTGCGGCTCGCTGCATTCGGACGGCGACGCCTCCATGGGCGAGCGGCTGGCGCAATTGCAGCGCGGCCTCGCGCGCATCATCGCGGATTATGCGCCGCATGAGGCGGCGATCGAGGAGACTTTCGTCAATCGCGATCCGCAATCGGCGCTGAAGCTCGGACAGGCGCGCGGCGTCGCACTGGCGGCGCCGGCGCTCGCAGGGCTCGAGGTGGAGGAATATGCCGCCAATGTCGTCAAAAAGACCGTGGTCGGCAATGGCCACGCCGATAAGGACCAGATCGGCATGATGGTGCGCGTGCTGCTGCCGCTGAGCCGGGCCGAGAGTCCCGACGCCGCCGACGCCCTGGCCGTCGCCATCTGCCACGCCCATCATCGCGCCGGCCGCATCGCCGCGCGCAAGCTGGTGGCGGGGGCGAGATGA
- a CDS encoding DUF3467 domain-containing protein — translation MNPSQGTKTKAPPKGENALVVNDVAFVKSTNFKNTYANTFRVLTGATEVSVVFGFQTQIPNMFKGTQIVTPTIEDEVAVILSPTTLKVLSEQLKVVVADIEKATGPIEIPERILSAIGLKIA, via the coding sequence ATGAATCCGTCGCAAGGCACTAAAACAAAAGCCCCTCCTAAGGGCGAAAATGCGCTCGTCGTTAATGACGTAGCATTTGTAAAGTCTACCAATTTCAAAAACACTTATGCAAACACGTTTCGTGTCCTCACGGGCGCAACCGAGGTTAGCGTTGTGTTCGGATTTCAGACTCAGATACCGAATATGTTCAAAGGCACGCAGATCGTGACTCCAACAATTGAAGATGAGGTCGCCGTTATATTAAGTCCGACGACTCTGAAGGTTCTGTCTGAGCAACTAAAAGTTGTTGTTGCGGACATTGAAAAAGCTACGGGACCTATAGAGATTCCAGAGAGAATTCTTTCGGCGATCGGGCTCAAGATAGCATAG
- a CDS encoding iron-sulfur cluster assembly scaffold protein, with protein sequence MLDQVYNQRILELAAQIPRVGRLEAPDASATAHSKLCGSTVTIDLTLSDGKVADFAHEVKACALGQAASSIMARNIVGSTPQELRDLRETVRKMLKENGAPPQGKWEDIAILEPVRDFKSRHASTLLTFDAVVDAIGQIEKRQQG encoded by the coding sequence ATGCTCGATCAAGTCTACAACCAGCGCATACTGGAGCTCGCCGCGCAGATACCGCGCGTCGGTCGTCTCGAGGCTCCAGACGCGAGCGCCACCGCCCATTCCAAGCTGTGCGGATCGACCGTCACGATCGATCTCACCCTATCGGATGGAAAAGTGGCGGATTTCGCACATGAGGTCAAAGCCTGCGCACTCGGCCAGGCGGCCTCCTCGATCATGGCGCGCAACATTGTCGGCTCCACGCCGCAAGAGCTGCGCGACCTGCGCGAGACCGTCCGCAAGATGTTGAAGGAAAATGGCGCTCCGCCCCAGGGAAAATGGGAGGACATCGCCATTCTGGAGCCTGTGCGCGATTTCAAATCGCGTCACGCCTCGACGCTCCTGACCTTCGACGCCGTCGTGGACGCGATCGGGCAGATCGAGAAGCGACAACAGGGCTGA
- the folE gene encoding GTP cyclohydrolase I FolE, with protein MDAVVKSLLDRNETAETPVERPTREEAEAAVRVLLRWAGDNPEREGLKETPRRVVKAYEEFFRGYQEDAGEELARVFEEVEGYDDLVLVRDIPFFSHCEHHVVPFVGKAHIAYYPTGGVVGLSKLARLVDVYARRLQTQEAMTAQIATAINQHLTPRGVAVLVEAEHMCMSMRGVMKQGSSTVTVQFSGVFRDDPAEQVHFYTLLRGAR; from the coding sequence ATGGATGCCGTGGTTAAGTCCTTGCTCGACCGTAACGAGACGGCCGAGACTCCCGTCGAGCGCCCGACCCGCGAGGAAGCGGAGGCGGCAGTGCGCGTGCTGCTGCGCTGGGCGGGCGACAATCCCGAAAGGGAGGGTCTCAAGGAGACGCCCCGCCGCGTCGTGAAGGCCTATGAGGAATTCTTCCGCGGCTATCAGGAGGACGCGGGCGAGGAACTGGCCCGCGTCTTCGAGGAGGTCGAGGGCTATGACGACCTCGTGCTGGTCCGCGACATACCGTTTTTCTCGCATTGCGAGCATCACGTCGTTCCTTTTGTCGGAAAAGCGCATATCGCCTATTATCCGACCGGCGGCGTCGTCGGCCTCTCCAAGCTGGCGCGGCTCGTCGACGTCTACGCCCGCAGGTTGCAGACGCAGGAAGCCATGACGGCGCAGATCGCCACCGCGATCAACCAGCATCTGACGCCGCGCGGCGTCGCCGTGCTGGTGGAGGCGGAGCATATGTGCATGTCCATGCGCGGCGTGATGAAGCAGGGCTCCTCCACGGTGACGGTGCAGTTCTCGGGCGTGTTCCGCGACGATCCGGCCGAGCAGGTGCATTTCTACACGCTGCTGCGCGGCGCCCGCTGA